A portion of the Oncorhynchus masou masou isolate Uvic2021 chromosome 11, UVic_Omas_1.1, whole genome shotgun sequence genome contains these proteins:
- the LOC135548157 gene encoding ras-GEF domain-containing family member 1B-B-like yields MPPTTPYAGKFSTSTYNNNIHLHKYHQPMEVSYGDMCYHDNSLASGSLEALIQHLVPTVDYYPDRSYVFTFLLSSRLFLHPYELMSRLCHLCVEQHRSGDLLSDQTNGTNLLQTNTQLLTEWTETFPYDFRDERMMHCLKEMSHHLARGDEYSWRAMQQMTQRLIQRLAALRQYEEAIATLNASAAERPTALKAKQQNGHRNDVLSVCDDAFILAQQLTHIELDRLSFIGPEEFIQAFGVKDPLVNHKSFFQKRKTTNLEAYVAWFNRLSYLVATEICMPVKKKHRARALEFFIDVARECYNIGNFNSLMAIISGMNMSPVSRLKKTWSKVNTDKFDILEHQMDPSSNFSNYRTALRGATQRSITAHSNQEKIVIPFFSLLIKDIYFLNEGCASRLPNGHVNFEKLWDLAKQVSEFLVWRQVMCPFERDRKILQYLVTTPVFTEDELHLASYETEGPENHLEKDSRRSLRTSLLHREHR; encoded by the exons ATGCCTCCCACGACACCGTATGCTGGCAAGTTCAGTACCAGCACTTATAACAACAATATTCATCTCCACAAATACCACCAGCCCATGGAAGTGAGCTACGGGGACATGTGCTACCATGACAACAGTCTTGCTTCTGGCTCCCTGGAGGCCCTAATACAACATTTAGTTCCCACAGTGGACTACTACCCTGAC AGGTCCTACGTCTTCACCTTCCTGCTGAGTTCCcgtctcttcctccacccctacGAGCTCATGTCTCGGCTTTGTCACCTGTGTGTGGAGCAGCATCGATCTGGAGACTTGCT CTCAGATCAGACAAACGGGACAAACCTGctccaaacaaacacacagctgCTGACTGAGTGGACAGAGACGTTTCCCTATGACTtcagagatgagaggatgatgcaCTGCCTGAAAGAGATGAGCCATCATCTGGCCAGAGGAGATGAG TACTCATGGCGGGCCATGCAGCAGATGACTCAGCGGTTGATCCAGAGATTGGCGGCTCTGCGTCAGTATGAGGAGGCGATTGCCACGCTCAACGCCTCCGCAGCAGAGAGACCCACCGCTCTGAAGGCCAAGCAGCAGAACGGACATCGGAATGATGTCCTTAGTGTCTGTGATGATGCCTTTATACTAGCCCAGCAGCTCACACACATTGAACTG GACAGACTGAGTTTTATTGGACCAGAGGAGTTCATCCAAGCCTTTGGTGTGAAAGATCCCCTGGTTAACCATAAG AGTTTCTTCCAAAAACGCAAGACTACTAACCTGGAGGCCTATGTAGCTTGGTTTAACAGACTCAGCTACCTGGTGGCTACTGAAATTTGCATG CCTGTAAAGAAGAAGCATAGAGCCCGGGCCTTGGAGTTCTTCATAGATGTGGCTAGAGAATGCTATAACATCGGCAACTTCAACTCACTCATGGCCATCATCA GCGGAATGAACATGAGTCCTGTGTCCCGACTGAAGAAGACCTGGAGCAAAGTCAACACAGACAAATTTGACATACTGGAGCACCAAATGGACCCTTCCAGTAACTTCAGCAACTACCGTACTGCCCTGCGAGGAGCCACCCAGAGGTCTATTACAGCACACAGCAACCAGGAGAAAATAGTCATTCCATTCTTCAGCCTtctcatcaaggacatctacttCCTCAATGAGGGATGTGCCAGCCGACTACCCAACGGTCATGTGAACTTTGAG AAACTGTGGGACCTGGCGAAGCAGGTCAGTGAGTTCCTGGTGTGGCGTCAGGTGATGTGTCCCtttgagagagacaggaagatccTCCAATACCTGGTCACTACACCTGTCTTTACCGAGGATGAGCTCCACTTGGCCTCCTATGAGACCGAAGGTCCAGAGAACCACCTGGAAAAGGACAGTCGGAGGTCTCTCAG GACATCCCTACTGCATAGAGAGCATCGTTGA